A part of Miscanthus floridulus cultivar M001 chromosome 6, ASM1932011v1, whole genome shotgun sequence genomic DNA contains:
- the LOC136457496 gene encoding non-specific lipid-transfer protein-like — protein MSSKSPSSALAVLLVAAALAGAASAATLQCVQVAQLMAPCMPYLTGAPGMTPYGICCNSLGVLNQLAATRADRVAACSCVKAAAAGFPAVDFARAAGLPATCGLSISFTISPNMDCNQVTEEP, from the exons ATGAGCTCCAAGTCACCATCGTCAGCGCTTGCGGTGCTACtcgtggcggcggcgctggcggggGCGGCGTCCGCGGCGACGCTGCAGTGCGTGCAGGTGGCGCAGCTGATGGCGCCGTGCATGCCGTACCTGACGGGCGCGCCCGGGATGACGCCCTACGGCATCTGCTGCAACAGCCTGGGCGTGCTCAACCAGCTCGCCGCCACGCGCGCCGACCGCGTCGCCGCCTGCAGCTGCGtcaaggccgccgccgccgggttcCCGGCCGTCGACTTCGCGCGCGCTGCGGGGCTCCCCGCCACCTGCGGCCTCTCCATCAGCTTCACCATCTCCCCCAACATGGACTGCAACCA AGTTACAGAGGAACCATGA